From one Leifsonia sp. Root1293 genomic stretch:
- a CDS encoding MoaD/ThiS family protein, producing MVDVHVRYFAAAAEAAGREEEVLDVDSDATVGDLGSALVSRYGPVMARVVSSGSFLVDGLATRDPLRRLGARVDVLPPFSGG from the coding sequence GTGGTCGACGTGCACGTGCGCTACTTCGCTGCCGCAGCCGAGGCGGCCGGGCGTGAGGAGGAGGTGCTCGATGTGGACTCCGACGCCACGGTGGGCGACCTCGGCTCCGCTCTCGTCTCGCGCTACGGCCCCGTGATGGCCAGGGTCGTGTCCTCGGGCTCGTTCCTGGTCGACGGCCTCGCGACCCGCGATCCGCTCCGTCGACTCGGTGCTCGGGTCGATGTGCTGCCGCCGTTCTCGGGCGGCTAG
- a CDS encoding DUF6510 family protein — protein sequence MTHLDGNSLAGVLSELFRFDPTTASARCAGCGTIDVLARAMVWEGRPGTVVRCASCDNVLATIVESDDKVWLNFSGITAVEVPR from the coding sequence ATGACCCACCTCGACGGCAATTCCCTGGCCGGTGTGCTCTCGGAGCTGTTCCGTTTCGACCCGACGACGGCGTCGGCTCGATGCGCCGGTTGCGGCACGATCGACGTGCTCGCCAGGGCGATGGTCTGGGAGGGGCGGCCGGGCACCGTGGTGCGCTGCGCGAGCTGCGACAACGTGCTGGCCACCATCGTGGAGTCCGATGACAAGGTCTGGTTGAACTTCTCGGGAATCACGGCCGTCGAGGTACCGCGCTGA
- a CDS encoding sulfite oxidase-like oxidoreductase: MSFITRGFSGRSRDRDPRIPPGQTEVGDFPVLSAGPTPRIDTAEWEFSIVPESGEPHTWSWEQLMAEKIDEVTTDIHCVTHWTKLGTTWRGVSLDTLFADVETSQDYVMAHSYGGYTTNVPLDELLNGQAWIAFEFDGEPLDPEHGGPARLIVPHLYFWKSAKWVRSLVMMADDEPGFWEQSGYHIHGDPWKEERYW, translated from the coding sequence ATGTCGTTCATCACTCGAGGTTTCTCCGGACGCTCCCGTGACCGTGATCCTCGGATTCCGCCCGGGCAGACCGAGGTCGGCGATTTCCCGGTGCTCTCCGCAGGCCCGACGCCGCGCATCGACACCGCAGAGTGGGAGTTCTCCATCGTGCCCGAGAGCGGTGAACCGCACACGTGGTCGTGGGAGCAGCTCATGGCGGAGAAGATCGACGAGGTCACGACCGACATCCATTGCGTGACCCACTGGACGAAGCTGGGAACGACGTGGCGCGGCGTCTCGCTCGACACCCTGTTCGCCGACGTCGAGACCAGCCAGGACTACGTGATGGCGCACAGCTACGGCGGGTACACGACCAACGTGCCGCTCGACGAGCTGCTCAACGGCCAGGCCTGGATCGCCTTCGAGTTCGACGGCGAGCCGCTCGACCCCGAGCACGGTGGGCCCGCGCGGCTCATCGTTCCGCACCTGTACTTCTGGAAGAGCGCGAAGTGGGTGCGCAGCCTCGTGATGATGGCCGATGACGAGCCCGGATTCTGGGAGCAGTCCGGCTACCACATCCACGGCGACCCCTGGAAAGAGGAACGCTACTGGTGA
- a CDS encoding ferredoxin reductase yields the protein MSGASDTAWRVGTVAEVHSETPSARRIIIDVDGWPGNIAGQHLDIRLTAPDGYSATRSYSIASAGPGTRVDLAVDKLPDGEVSPFLVDDLMVGDMLEIHGPLGGWFVWEPDAAPDAAADGAAAEHGPASPRPVQLIGGGSGVVPLVAMIRSHVAADDPTPFRLLYSVRTPEDVFFPDVLEDDAGAPALRVDLIYTRRAPDGWPVTPARITREVVESSVFPASDNPRVYLCGSTAFVETVAEWLVDLGHDPRSIRTERFGGTS from the coding sequence GTGAGTGGCGCATCCGACACAGCCTGGCGCGTCGGCACGGTGGCAGAGGTCCACTCGGAGACGCCGAGCGCCCGGCGCATCATCATCGACGTGGACGGCTGGCCGGGCAACATCGCCGGGCAGCACCTCGACATCCGACTCACCGCCCCAGACGGCTACTCGGCGACACGGTCGTACTCGATCGCCTCGGCCGGGCCAGGCACCCGTGTCGACCTCGCCGTCGACAAGCTCCCCGACGGTGAGGTGTCGCCGTTCCTCGTCGACGACCTCATGGTCGGCGACATGCTCGAGATCCACGGCCCCCTGGGCGGCTGGTTCGTCTGGGAGCCGGATGCAGCTCCGGATGCCGCGGCCGATGGAGCAGCGGCCGAGCACGGGCCGGCATCCCCGCGCCCCGTCCAGCTGATCGGTGGCGGATCCGGGGTCGTGCCCCTCGTCGCCATGATCCGCTCGCATGTGGCCGCTGACGATCCGACGCCGTTCCGCCTGCTGTACTCGGTGCGAACTCCCGAGGATGTGTTCTTCCCCGACGTGCTCGAGGACGACGCCGGGGCCCCTGCCCTGCGTGTCGACCTCATCTACACCCGACGCGCACCCGACGGCTGGCCCGTCACTCCGGCGCGCATCACTCGTGAGGTCGTGGAATCGTCGGTCTTCCCAGCATCCGACAACCCGCGCGTGTACCTGTGCGGGTCGACGGCGTTCGTCGAGACCGTCGCCGAGTGGCTCGTGGACCTGGGCCACGACCCGCGATCCATCCGCACGGAACGCTTCGGAGGAACGTCATGA
- a CDS encoding DUF1648 domain-containing protein translates to MSRPSNPTDPTDPRGSGRPAPSASPDGAAVEKRSERRVIVLVGLVLPLGVVAASVALMIGWLPRLPDPVATHWGPSGEPDAFGSPWAAIGLLAVIGVVFSVLMTYIALRSVAHGAAPASVRLTVVFSPVFAVLLSVIIAGSLGIQVGLDDATEAGGLFWIFAAAVGAAAVTGLLTWLVLPSRGSHPSAPSPEPAVALEPGERAVWTRTVSAPRGILGVPVAVGALGLMPVFLDPAMWWSSALLLLLAALISLLLVARVTVDGSGLVVRSLLGFRMLRVRLADVVSAASITVDPLAEFGGWGMRFDSRGRRGVVLASGPAMQVERVSGGPIVVTVQDAPTGAALLNGLVAQG, encoded by the coding sequence ATGAGCAGACCCAGCAACCCGACCGACCCGACCGACCCGCGTGGATCGGGTCGCCCCGCACCCTCCGCATCGCCCGACGGCGCCGCGGTCGAGAAGCGCTCCGAACGTCGCGTCATCGTGCTCGTCGGCCTGGTGCTTCCGCTCGGCGTGGTCGCGGCATCCGTCGCCCTGATGATCGGCTGGCTGCCCCGGCTTCCCGATCCCGTGGCCACGCACTGGGGGCCGAGCGGTGAGCCCGACGCCTTCGGAAGCCCGTGGGCGGCCATCGGGCTGCTCGCCGTGATCGGCGTGGTGTTCTCGGTGCTCATGACCTACATCGCGCTGCGCTCCGTCGCTCATGGGGCTGCACCGGCATCCGTTCGGCTGACGGTGGTCTTCTCACCCGTGTTCGCTGTGTTGCTCAGCGTGATCATCGCCGGTTCGCTCGGCATTCAGGTGGGCCTCGACGACGCCACCGAAGCCGGCGGCCTGTTCTGGATCTTCGCCGCGGCCGTGGGTGCCGCTGCCGTCACCGGTCTTCTGACGTGGCTCGTGCTCCCATCGCGCGGCTCGCATCCGTCGGCCCCGTCGCCGGAACCCGCCGTCGCGCTCGAGCCGGGTGAGCGAGCGGTCTGGACGCGCACCGTGTCCGCGCCGCGCGGGATCCTCGGCGTGCCCGTCGCGGTCGGAGCGCTCGGCCTCATGCCGGTGTTCCTCGACCCGGCGATGTGGTGGTCGAGCGCGCTGCTGCTGCTCCTCGCCGCCTTGATCTCGCTGCTGCTCGTGGCCAGGGTCACCGTCGACGGATCCGGCCTGGTCGTGCGCTCGCTGCTCGGCTTCCGGATGCTGCGCGTCAGGCTTGCCGATGTCGTGTCCGCGGCGTCGATCACCGTCGACCCGCTCGCCGAGTTCGGCGGCTGGGGCATGCGCTTCGACTCACGAGGGCGCCGCGGTGTCGTGCTCGCGTCAGGTCCGGCGATGCAGGTGGAGAGGGTGTCGGGCGGGCCCATCGTGGTCACCGTGCAGGACGCCCCGACCGGAGCGGCCCTGCTGAACGGGTTGGTGGCGCAGGGCTGA
- a CDS encoding Gfo/Idh/MocA family protein, with amino-acid sequence MTSLPRTLPVSTAAPLRGGPTLAWGVLAPGMIANAFVGTLHANTDQRVVAVASRSAERAERFAAAHGIASWYDSYEVLVTDPAVDIVYIASPHTEHRTLALLAIAAGKHVLVEKPIGTSAAEAREVAAAAEAAGVFAMEAMWSRFLPQTTVINSLLADGVLGDVQLVTADFGGKPTFDPSSRVFDPALGGGALLDLGIYPVWFAHFVLGAPTEITATGTLAATGVDGQTSLVLDGDQGAQALLSTSLFVQTTAEARIFGTRARIEIDPLFLMPGSFALVAPDGAELLWRDETGLEGRDGLAWQAASVAREISEGRTQSALHPLRRSIAVLETIDEARRQVRAIGAPPRE; translated from the coding sequence ATGACCTCTCTTCCCCGGACCCTCCCGGTCTCCACGGCGGCCCCGTTGCGTGGTGGCCCGACCCTGGCCTGGGGTGTGCTCGCGCCGGGCATGATCGCGAACGCCTTCGTCGGCACCCTGCACGCGAACACCGACCAGCGGGTGGTGGCCGTCGCGTCGCGCAGTGCCGAGCGCGCGGAGCGCTTCGCGGCCGCTCATGGCATCGCCAGCTGGTACGACTCCTACGAGGTGCTGGTCACGGATCCGGCCGTCGACATCGTCTACATCGCATCACCGCACACCGAGCACCGCACTCTGGCACTGCTGGCCATCGCCGCAGGAAAGCACGTGCTGGTGGAGAAGCCGATCGGCACCTCGGCGGCAGAGGCGCGAGAGGTGGCCGCGGCCGCCGAGGCCGCCGGCGTGTTCGCCATGGAGGCGATGTGGTCGAGGTTCCTGCCTCAGACGACGGTGATCAACTCATTGCTGGCAGACGGGGTGCTGGGCGACGTGCAGCTCGTGACGGCCGACTTCGGCGGCAAGCCGACGTTCGATCCGAGCAGTCGGGTCTTCGATCCAGCGTTGGGTGGCGGTGCGCTGCTCGACCTCGGGATCTATCCCGTCTGGTTCGCGCACTTCGTGCTCGGCGCCCCCACCGAGATCACGGCCACCGGGACCCTGGCGGCCACGGGCGTCGACGGCCAGACCTCACTCGTGCTCGACGGCGACCAGGGCGCCCAGGCCCTGCTCAGCACCTCCCTCTTCGTGCAGACCACGGCCGAGGCGCGCATCTTCGGAACCAGAGCGCGCATCGAGATCGATCCGCTGTTCCTCATGCCCGGCAGCTTCGCTCTCGTCGCACCGGACGGTGCAGAGCTCCTCTGGCGGGATGAGACCGGCCTCGAAGGGAGAGACGGGCTCGCCTGGCAGGCGGCATCCGTGGCCCGGGAGATCAGCGAGGGACGCACGCAGTCGGCGCTGCACCCGCTGCGTCGCTCCATCGCGGTGCTCGAGACCATCGACGAGGCGCGGCGCCAGGTGCGCGCGATCGGGGCGCCGCCGCGGGAGTGA
- a CDS encoding DUF4175 domain-containing protein, translating to MNLLLIIVAVVAVILLFTGGFVSALNWLIWVGIILLVIAVIAWLLRVISGRKSV from the coding sequence ATGAATCTTCTTCTCATCATCGTCGCCGTCGTCGCCGTCATCCTGCTCTTCACGGGTGGGTTCGTCTCGGCCCTCAACTGGCTGATCTGGGTCGGAATCATCCTGCTCGTCATCGCGGTCATCGCCTGGCTGCTGCGCGTCATCAGCGGACGCAAGTCCGTCTGA
- a CDS encoding GntR family transcriptional regulator gives MIIRIDPASAVPLFEQIVRAVRSEILGGRLAGGERLPSARELANSLDINLHTVLRAYQELRDEGLIELRRGRGAVVIGGPDLGAVQRIVTDLVSEARSRGLASDTVIALVREELSR, from the coding sequence ATGATCATCCGTATCGACCCGGCCTCGGCCGTGCCGCTCTTCGAGCAGATCGTGCGCGCTGTGCGATCCGAGATCCTCGGAGGACGGTTGGCGGGCGGCGAGAGGCTGCCGTCGGCTCGGGAGCTCGCGAACTCCCTCGACATCAACCTGCACACGGTGCTGCGCGCCTATCAGGAGCTCCGCGACGAGGGGCTCATCGAACTGCGCCGTGGTCGCGGCGCCGTGGTCATCGGCGGTCCCGATCTCGGGGCCGTCCAACGGATCGTCACCGATCTCGTCAGCGAGGCCCGCTCCCGCGGACTCGCCTCAGACACAGTGATCGCCCTGGTGAGAGAGGAGCTCAGCCGATGA
- a CDS encoding glycerate kinase, with translation MTVIVIAPDSFKGTISAADAARALAEGWASVRSADELRLVPMADGGEGTLDAFELAVPGSRRMPVTVDGPDGRAVETSWLWLPQAGDHGPTGVVELASTSGITLLDPLLPFDAHSFGFGQAIAAALDAGVDRLLLALGGSSSTDGGAGALAALGLDLGDAAGRPIRVGNRGLDHLASIDGTGLRPLPPGGAVILSDVDNPLLGERGAAVVFGPQKGATPAEIEALEQGLARWASLVALSDLRVHADAATPGAGAAGGTGFGLLAWGATIAPGAAAVGAALGLPGALSSASVVITGEGRFDHQSLAGKVPSYVLDAVAEAAAEAIAVALVAGSIEGDASAFAASVSLTDLAGDSAAARAEPARWLSEAGAELARTLVA, from the coding sequence ATGACCGTGATCGTCATCGCCCCCGATTCCTTCAAGGGAACGATCAGCGCTGCGGATGCCGCCCGGGCGCTCGCCGAAGGCTGGGCCTCGGTGCGCTCCGCCGACGAACTCAGGCTGGTGCCGATGGCCGACGGCGGGGAGGGGACGCTCGATGCCTTCGAGCTCGCCGTGCCCGGATCCCGCCGCATGCCGGTCACGGTCGACGGTCCAGACGGACGCGCCGTCGAGACGTCGTGGCTGTGGCTGCCGCAAGCCGGCGATCACGGGCCGACGGGGGTGGTGGAGCTCGCGAGCACCTCGGGCATCACGCTGCTCGATCCGCTGCTGCCCTTCGACGCGCACAGCTTCGGCTTCGGGCAGGCCATCGCCGCAGCACTCGACGCCGGAGTCGATCGCCTGCTGCTCGCCCTCGGTGGGAGTTCATCGACCGACGGGGGAGCCGGCGCCTTGGCCGCCCTCGGCCTCGACCTCGGCGATGCGGCCGGGCGGCCGATCCGGGTCGGGAATCGAGGTCTCGATCACCTGGCCTCGATCGATGGCACGGGTCTGCGACCACTGCCGCCCGGTGGGGCGGTCATCCTCAGCGACGTCGACAACCCGCTGCTGGGGGAGCGGGGAGCCGCCGTGGTCTTCGGGCCGCAGAAGGGAGCGACTCCGGCGGAGATCGAGGCGCTCGAGCAGGGGCTCGCCCGCTGGGCGTCGCTCGTGGCTCTCTCTGATCTCCGCGTCCATGCGGATGCGGCGACCCCGGGAGCCGGTGCCGCCGGCGGGACCGGTTTCGGCCTGCTGGCCTGGGGTGCGACGATCGCGCCCGGTGCCGCGGCCGTTGGGGCGGCGCTCGGGCTCCCCGGGGCGCTGTCGAGTGCATCCGTGGTGATCACGGGAGAAGGCCGCTTCGACCACCAGTCGCTGGCGGGAAAGGTGCCGTCGTACGTTCTGGATGCGGTCGCCGAAGCGGCGGCAGAGGCGATCGCCGTCGCGCTGGTCGCCGGCTCGATCGAGGGCGATGCCTCGGCGTTCGCGGCATCCGTCTCGCTCACCGACCTCGCCGGGGACAGCGCAGCGGCGCGGGCCGAGCCCGCCCGGTGGCTGAGCGAGGCCGGAGCCGAGCTCGCGCGCACGCTCGTCGCCTGA
- the xylA gene encoding xylose isomerase — MTTPTRADKFSFGLWTIGYNGTDPFGGPTRNPLDVVHAVEKLSELGAYGLTFHDDDLFAFGSTDAERQTQIDRLKQVLSDTGLIVPMVTTNLFSAPVFKDGGFTSNDRAVRRFALRKVLRNLDLAAELGAKTFVMWGGREGAEYDSAKDIRSALERYREAVNLLGDYVTDKGYDIRFAIEPKPNEPRGDILLPTLGHALAFISSLERPELVGLNPEVGHEQMAGLNFAAGIAQALYHDKLFHIDLNGQRGIKYDQDLVFGHGDLHNAFALVDLLENGGPNGGPSYDGPRHFDYKPSRTEDENGVWDSAAANMRTYLLLKERAAAFRADPEVQEALAAARVAELAEPTLGAGESYDDLLADRASYEDFDAEAYLGGKGFGFVRLQQLATEHLLGAR; from the coding sequence ATGACCACCCCCACTCGCGCCGACAAGTTCTCCTTCGGCCTCTGGACCATCGGCTACAACGGCACTGACCCGTTCGGCGGCCCCACGCGCAACCCGCTCGACGTCGTGCACGCCGTCGAGAAGCTCTCCGAGCTCGGCGCCTACGGACTCACCTTCCACGACGACGACCTGTTCGCCTTCGGATCGACGGATGCCGAGAGGCAGACGCAGATCGACCGCCTGAAGCAGGTGCTCTCCGACACCGGCCTCATCGTGCCGATGGTGACGACGAACCTGTTCAGCGCGCCGGTGTTCAAGGACGGCGGCTTCACCTCGAACGATCGCGCCGTGCGCCGATTCGCGCTCCGCAAGGTGCTGCGCAACCTCGACCTGGCCGCAGAGCTCGGCGCCAAGACCTTCGTCATGTGGGGAGGCCGTGAAGGCGCGGAGTACGACTCCGCCAAGGACATCCGCTCCGCGCTGGAGCGCTACCGCGAGGCCGTGAACCTGCTGGGCGACTACGTCACCGACAAGGGCTACGACATCCGTTTCGCCATCGAGCCCAAGCCGAACGAGCCGCGCGGCGACATCCTGCTGCCGACGCTCGGTCACGCCCTCGCCTTCATCAGCTCGCTCGAGCGCCCCGAGCTCGTCGGTCTCAACCCCGAGGTCGGACACGAGCAGATGGCCGGTCTCAACTTCGCGGCCGGCATCGCCCAGGCGCTGTACCACGACAAGCTCTTCCACATCGACCTCAACGGCCAGCGCGGCATCAAGTACGACCAGGACCTCGTGTTCGGGCACGGCGACCTGCACAACGCCTTCGCCCTGGTCGACCTGCTCGAGAACGGCGGCCCGAACGGCGGTCCGTCCTACGACGGCCCGCGTCACTTCGACTACAAGCCGAGCCGCACCGAGGACGAGAACGGGGTCTGGGACTCGGCGGCCGCGAACATGCGCACCTACCTGCTGCTCAAGGAGCGGGCGGCAGCGTTCCGCGCCGACCCCGAGGTGCAGGAGGCGCTGGCGGCCGCCCGCGTCGCCGAGCTCGCGGAGCCCACCCTCGGCGCCGGCGAGAGCTACGACGACCTGCTGGCCGACCGCGCATCGTATGAGGACTTCGACGCCGAGGCCTACCTGGGCGGCAAGGGCTTCGGCTTCGTTCGCCTGCAGCAACTGGCCACCGAGCACCTGCTGGGCGCCCGCTAG
- a CDS encoding molybdenum cofactor biosynthesis protein MoaE: protein MPEVLATVTSDRLDRAAIEAFVLTPQDGAMVTFEGIIRDHDHGESVELLDYEAHPDAEAFLRTVCEEIAEEFGVRVAAAHRVGRLGIGDVALVASVASAHRADSFAACSALVDRIKERTPIWKRQHLATGTTEWVNL from the coding sequence ATGCCTGAGGTCCTCGCCACCGTCACGTCCGATCGACTCGACCGCGCCGCCATCGAGGCCTTCGTGCTCACCCCGCAGGACGGCGCGATGGTCACCTTCGAGGGCATCATCCGCGACCACGACCACGGCGAGAGCGTCGAGCTGCTCGACTACGAGGCGCACCCCGATGCCGAGGCGTTCCTGCGCACAGTGTGCGAGGAGATCGCCGAGGAGTTCGGCGTGCGGGTGGCCGCGGCGCATCGCGTCGGACGGCTGGGCATCGGCGATGTCGCCCTGGTGGCGAGTGTCGCGTCAGCACACCGCGCCGATTCGTTCGCCGCCTGCTCCGCTCTCGTCGACCGGATCAAGGAGCGCACGCCCATCTGGAAGCGCCAGCATCTGGCGACGGGCACGACGGAGTGGGTGAACCTGTAG
- the moaA gene encoding GTP 3',8-cyclase MoaA yields MTPITLGIPAVRRDPSSAPSTLGRPDVPGLLDRFGRVAQDLRISVTEKCSLRCTYCMPAEGLPSIPRNDLLTASEIARLVGIAHHDLGVKEVRFTGGEPLTRADMVEIIARSHEIAPAIQIAMTTNGIGLDRKAEALVAAGLTRINVSLDTLDREHFIRLTRRDRLDAVLAGIAAAHAAGLTPLKINAVLMRETLHDAAELLAWAVAHDCRLRFIEQMPLDADETWRRDNMVDAAELLAVLGERFVLTPVAREDPSAPAEQWTVDCGPATVGIIASVTRSFCSACDRTRVTAEGTVRSCLFGDDETDLRGLLRNGATDAEIADRWRAAMWNKQAGHGIDAADFHRPVRSMGGIGG; encoded by the coding sequence ATGACGCCGATCACGCTCGGAATCCCCGCCGTGCGGCGAGATCCGTCCTCCGCGCCGTCCACTCTCGGTCGACCGGATGTGCCCGGGCTCCTCGATCGCTTCGGTCGGGTCGCGCAGGACCTCCGCATCTCCGTCACCGAGAAGTGCTCGCTGCGCTGCACCTACTGCATGCCTGCCGAGGGCCTGCCGTCGATTCCGCGCAACGACCTGCTGACGGCATCCGAGATCGCCAGGCTCGTGGGCATCGCCCACCACGACCTCGGCGTGAAGGAGGTGCGCTTCACCGGCGGCGAGCCGCTCACCCGGGCCGACATGGTGGAGATCATCGCGCGGTCGCATGAGATCGCTCCGGCCATCCAGATCGCCATGACCACCAACGGCATCGGCCTGGACCGCAAGGCCGAGGCGCTCGTCGCCGCCGGCCTCACGCGCATCAACGTGTCGCTCGACACCCTGGACCGCGAGCACTTCATCCGTCTCACCCGGCGCGACAGGCTCGACGCCGTGCTCGCCGGCATCGCTGCTGCTCACGCCGCCGGGCTCACTCCCCTCAAGATCAATGCCGTGCTGATGCGCGAGACCCTGCACGACGCCGCAGAGCTGCTGGCGTGGGCCGTCGCCCACGATTGCCGCCTGCGCTTCATCGAGCAGATGCCGCTCGACGCCGACGAGACCTGGCGCCGCGACAACATGGTCGATGCCGCCGAGCTGCTGGCCGTGCTCGGTGAGCGCTTCGTGCTCACCCCCGTCGCACGGGAGGATCCGTCGGCACCGGCCGAGCAGTGGACCGTCGACTGCGGGCCGGCGACGGTCGGCATCATCGCCTCGGTCACGCGGTCGTTCTGCTCAGCCTGCGACCGCACCCGCGTCACGGCCGAGGGAACAGTGCGCTCCTGCCTGTTCGGCGACGACGAGACCGATCTGCGCGGCCTGCTGCGGAACGGCGCGACGGATGCCGAGATCGCCGACCGCTGGCGCGCCGCCATGTGGAACAAGCAGGCGGGCCACGGCATCGACGCGGCCGACTTCCATCGACCCGTGCGGTCGATGGGCGGGATCGGCGGCTAG
- the xylB gene encoding xylulokinase: protein MTLVAGVDSSTQSCKVVIRDASTGALVRSGRAPHPDGTEVDPTAWWGALLSAFSDAGGLDGVEAISIGGQQHGMVVLDADGRVIRDALLWNDTRSAQAALDLISEVGAEEYAGRTGVVPVASFTATKLRWLRDAEPDAAARVAAVALPHDWLTWRLCGFGPVGESPLGPVLEELTTDRSDASGTAYWSAATGDYDRELFVRALGHDAVLPRVLGPSERAGLTPDGIVVGAGAGDNAGAALGLDAQPGDVVVSIGTSGTVFAVTDAPTADASGTVAGFADASGNALPLIATLNAARVLDAVAGLLGVSHAELGRLALEAEPAASGAVLIPYFEGERTPNLPDATATFSGLTLASTTRPSVARAAIEGMLCGLADGLDAVRGQGVTATRLLLIGGAAQNPAVRAVAAQVFDVPVVVPAAGEYVADGAARQAAWALTGERPTWPLAIEAELPLDTRPLIREQYAAAAARSAR from the coding sequence ATGACTCTCGTCGCCGGCGTCGACTCCTCGACCCAGTCCTGCAAGGTCGTCATCCGCGACGCCTCCACCGGAGCGCTCGTCCGCTCGGGGCGGGCGCCGCATCCCGATGGCACCGAGGTCGACCCCACCGCCTGGTGGGGAGCGCTGCTCTCGGCGTTCAGTGACGCCGGCGGGCTGGACGGCGTCGAGGCCATCTCGATCGGCGGCCAGCAGCACGGCATGGTCGTGCTCGACGCCGACGGCAGGGTCATCCGCGATGCCCTGCTCTGGAACGACACCCGTTCGGCGCAGGCAGCCCTCGACCTCATCTCCGAGGTGGGTGCCGAGGAGTACGCCGGCCGCACCGGCGTCGTCCCCGTCGCCTCGTTCACAGCCACGAAACTGCGCTGGCTGCGGGATGCCGAGCCCGACGCCGCGGCTCGTGTCGCTGCCGTCGCACTCCCCCACGACTGGCTGACGTGGCGGTTGTGCGGCTTCGGCCCCGTCGGCGAATCGCCGCTGGGCCCCGTGCTCGAGGAACTGACGACCGACCGGTCCGATGCCAGCGGAACCGCCTACTGGAGCGCCGCGACGGGCGACTACGACCGCGAGCTGTTCGTGCGTGCGCTCGGCCACGATGCCGTTCTGCCCCGGGTCCTCGGCCCCTCAGAGCGCGCCGGGCTGACGCCGGACGGCATCGTCGTGGGTGCCGGCGCCGGCGACAACGCGGGCGCTGCCCTGGGCCTCGATGCCCAACCGGGCGACGTCGTCGTCTCGATCGGCACCTCGGGCACGGTCTTCGCTGTGACGGATGCCCCGACAGCAGACGCATCGGGCACAGTCGCGGGGTTCGCCGACGCCAGCGGAAACGCCCTGCCCCTGATCGCCACCCTCAACGCCGCGCGCGTGCTCGACGCCGTCGCCGGACTGCTCGGCGTCTCGCACGCCGAGCTCGGCCGACTGGCGCTCGAAGCCGAGCCCGCGGCATCCGGAGCCGTGCTCATTCCCTACTTCGAGGGCGAGCGCACCCCCAACCTGCCCGATGCGACGGCGACGTTCTCCGGTCTCACGCTGGCCAGCACGACGCGGCCGTCGGTCGCGCGCGCGGCCATCGAGGGCATGCTCTGCGGTCTGGCGGATGGACTCGACGCCGTTCGCGGTCAGGGCGTCACGGCGACCCGGCTGCTGCTCATCGGCGGGGCCGCGCAGAACCCCGCGGTGCGTGCCGTCGCCGCCCAGGTCTTCGACGTGCCCGTGGTCGTGCCCGCCGCGGGTGAGTACGTGGCGGACGGCGCTGCCCGACAGGCGGCCTGGGCGCTGACCGGCGAGCGTCCGACGTGGCCGCTCGCGATCGAGGCGGAGCTTCCCCTCGACACGCGCCCGCTCATCCGGGAGCAGTACGCGGCGGCTGCGGCCCGCTCGGCGCGCTGA